In Brassica napus cultivar Da-Ae chromosome C2, Da-Ae, whole genome shotgun sequence, the sequence TGCTGATGTTCTTCCTCAGGCTTATATATCTCTTCTCACTCAGTTGCAGGACTCCCTCCCTCCTCGCCCTTTGCAGGAGGTTCTTTATCTACCTAAATgcttttgtttaatgtggtcttattttaaagtttgctCTATGTGTGCATTGTATCTCAGGTTCGTCGAACCATTGAAAGGGAACTTGGGGATTCCATGGAAGTTCTGTTCACCGATTTTGTCAACGAACCTCTAGCAACTGCTTCGGTAAAAAGCCATACAAGCCACCGTTTGGATAATAGTCACATGCTTTTTTTGGTTTGATAGTGAGATTCTCTGTTTTGTAGATAGCACAGGTTCACCGTGCTACTCTAGCTAATGGCCAGGATGTGGTTGTTAAAGTTCAGCATAATGGCATTAGAGCAATTATTTTAGAGGTGTgatctttagtttctttttgaAAGCCGTTGTGAGCTTCTCtcaactctttttttcttttacaggATTTGAAGAATGCAAAGGCCATTGTTGATTGGATCGCGTGGGCGGAACCACAGTATGATTTTAACCCCATGATAGATGAATGGTGCAAGGAAGCTCCAAGGGAACTAGACTTCAATACTGAAGCTGGTATGATTCATTTTCATCCTATGAGAAAACAGTACTTTGCATACTTAAAGCTTGTGATTGCCTTTCTCAACATGTAGAGAATACTAAAACCGTATCCAAGAATCTTGGGTGCAAGAAGACTAATGGTGAAGGTAGAAGTGACAACCGGGTTGACGTCTTAATTCCAGATATAATCCAGGTTCTTAGATGACTCTAGAAGCAGTTCTTTACAGTTTCTTTTCCTGCTACTTATGTTCTTACACCTCCTTTGTTTCCTCTTAATGACAGTCGTCTGAGAGTGTACTCATTCTTGAGTATATGGATGGAATCCGCTTGAATGATGTGGAGTCTCTAGATGCTTTTGGtatagataaacaaaagatCGTTGAAGAGATCACTCGTGCATATGCTCACCAGATATATGTTGATGGTTTTTTCAACGGCGACCCTCATCCTGGTATGGCCCTTGTAACCATCAGGCTTGCTTAGACATATATGTAATAGACTTATACATCTGCTCTGTTTTGCAGGAAATTTTCTTGTTAGTAAGGAGCCACCACATCGCCCTATTTTACTTGATTTTGGGCTTACAAAGAAACTCTCACACCCCTTGAAACAAGCACTAGCCAAGATGTTTCTAGCATCGGCAGAGGTTTGTGAAAGTTTATGCCACACATCTATCCTTTTTACACTGTCTTACTGAACCCATTAGTAATCATTTGTGGGCCTGTGGCACACTATAGTAGTTTGGGTAATTCGGTTTgggtattttggtttttggttagttcggttcaacATAAATCTTACCGAATTTACTCGAAATATAGTTTGGTTCGGTATTCAGTTAGTTCCGTTTTTAAAAATGCTACCTAAGTTTTTGATTTGGTTATAatttggtttaattttgttaaaatttcagATAGTTCGGTTTGAAGTTTGGTTGTGGTTTTTGGTATGGTTTGGTTTTTAACTAATTGTGATTGCCGAACCAAAAACCgatttttttgacaaaacctACCGAATTGAACCGAACTTCTAACTGAACTAACCAaagatttcggttcggttcaaaatcCCAGCCCTAAATTTGTTCGTCAACAGAATTTTGAACATTTTGAACGAACTACAAAATAGTGCGCTCTGGCCGTGTGAACATTACATGTTTGTAGAATTGTAGGTCATAGCTTGAATTTTAACTGGTTAATGTAACAGGGAGACCAAGTGGCGCTCTTGTCTGCCTTTGCAGAAATGGGACTAAAGCTGCGGCTCGATCTGCCAGATCAGGCAATGAGTGTGGCAGGTCTCTTCTTCCGATCTTCAACTCCATCTAACGAAGCTCTGGTTAgtaaatttttacttatttctttCAGAGCCTTTCCTTAGCGGATCCGCTCTTACAGATAAATCTCTCTTTACAGAAAACGCTAAAAACCTTGAACGATCAAAGAATGAAAAATATCAAAGTTATACAGGAAAAGATGCAGCTCACCCCTAAAGAAGTTAAACGCTTCAATCCGGTAAAAGCATAAACTTTCTttcaagtattatatatataccttcTTAGTGACCATCTTTATAAtcttaatgaaaatatttgatgCACAGGTAGATGCATTCCCTGGTGATATTGTTATTTTTGCAAGGGTCATTAATCTACTCAGAGGTAATGTGTGAATCATACTATTTTACCTCATTACATcaatttacttatttattttattgactATTTTAGGACTTTCATCCACTATGAATGTTCGGATTGTTTACCTGGACATCATGAGACCATTTGCTGAATCTGTTCTGTTGGGGTAAGCCCTCTTTTGAGTTTTGCAGCTCATTTCATCATCTCCTTCGTATGACCACAATGTGATTTTGCAGGAGTATTAGTCGAGGACCAACTGTAGATGCCTCTTGGATACATGACTCACCAGTCCATTCTGATGTAGAGTTCAAACTGAGGAAGCTGCTTGTTGAACTTGGGAGTATTCAGAAAATACTTGGGATTCAGGTGGGGAAACACTCTTTTACCGTTTGGCTTTGCAGGTAGCTTTGGTTATGTTTTTTTACATGTGTTTTAGCATGGCCATGTTTATGTAGGTGTGTGCGTATAAAGATGGGAAAGTGATTATTGACACTGCTGCTGGAGTGCTTGGAAGATATGACCCTCGTCCGGTTCAACCCGATAGTTTGTTTCCTGTGTTCTCTGTGACAAAGGGTATCACTGCCGGAATGATACATTGGCTTGTCGACAAAAGGTGAGTAGCAACATGGAGATTCCGTTCAATTCTAGTTCTTACATATTCGTCTCTTCTAGGCCTGCcgtttcggtttattcggttatttcggtttCGGTTTATTCTTAAACCGGCCACAATCCTACCTAACTGAACTGAATATTGGTACGGTTGGATAATTtcggtttttaattttatttctgttGGAATTCagtataattttctaaaaaataggatattttcagttaaattcggttatttcggttagtttggtttggttattcaattattattcttcttttgaaaatcaaaaaccgaACCGGATTCAAACGGTAACCGAACCGTGTTCGGACAAAATCTGCAGGCCTAGTCTCATCATTCATTCCATGATTACAGAACTCATGCTTAGTCATGTTTTATTAATGTTTAGTTTTTAATGATATAGAAAACTCCAGCTAGACCAGACTGTAGGAGATATATGGCCAGGCTTCGCATCAAATGGAAAAGATGTCATAAAGGTATAAAGAGCTACACTGTCATGTGATCAATTTGCAATCTATCGTGTGATATTGCTTTTCATTTGACTCCCTCGGTTTTGTGTATCAGGTCCATCATGTGCTAAACCATACATCAGGGCTGCACAGTGCCTTTGACCCTGTAGGAGAAAACCCTCTGCTTATATGCGACTGGGATGAATGTTTGAAACGGATTGCTAATTCATCACCTGAAACAGAGCCTGGCAGTCAGCAGTTTTATCACTATCTCACGTTTGGATGGCTATGTGGTGGAATCCTCGAGGTAAACTAATCATATCTTTTATTGTTAATTTGTGTATTCAAGTGTTAAACTCATGCAATCTCCAAGTTGATGCCAATCTTGTTTTCATCAATCTTGAACAGTATGCTTCTGGAAAGAAATTCCAGGAGATTCTTGAAGAATCTATTGTAAAACCTCTAAAGATTGATGGAGAACTGTACATTGGTATCCCCCCAGGTAAATAACTACGCTTGTGGGTTTGGGTAATTTGGTTCGGGTAGTTTGGTTTCGGTTAGTTCAGTACAACATAAATCTTATCGAATTAACTCGAAATAAAGTTCGGTTTGGTATTTGGTTAGTTCTGTTTTTTGAAAATCCTATCAAAGGTTTTGATTtcagttatattttattaaaatttcggATATAATTCGGTTTaaaatttggttagttcggtttgggtttttgacctggttataatttttttaaagaaaaccgAAGTGACTGTTTgctgaaccaaaccgaaaaccaaactttttaaaagaacttacggaattgaaccgaactaaccgaacTAACAGAAAATTTCGGCCTGGCAGGTTCGGTTCGATTCAAAATCCCAGCCCTATATAAACAAACGTTTGTAAAATAGGCTACCAGATTTGTTAAGAATTATCTAACGTCTTAACTTTTTATCTACAGGTGTTGAATCTCGGCTTGCCACATTGACGCTAGACATAGACGAACTAAGCAAGCTCACATCCATTGCTACTCAGCCTGAGCTTCCTTCTACATTTCAGCCTGAGAAGATCTTACAAATGGCAACCAGCTTACCAGTCTTATTCAACACATTGAATGTGCGCAGAGCTATAATCCCTGCAGCTAATGGACACTGCTCGGCTCGTGCACTTGCTCGGTACTACGCATCCTTAGCAGACGGCGGTCTAGTGCCACCGCCACATTCCTCATTATCCCAGCCGCCACTTGGTAGCCACGCCCATGTTCCGAAATTCTCATCGGTAAACGAcacaaagaaaaagagaaagggtAAGGAGATGATGGCGTCTACACAAAAGCTTAAACCAAAAGGTCATAAAGAAAAAAGGCTCTATGATGAGGAGCAGTTTATGAGTACAGAAAGTTTAGCCAGTCTTGTTAGTGATACTAGCAATGATCATCAAGATGATGATATTCGGAATTTATTTAGCAATCCGAGGATTCATGATGCTTTTATGGGTGCTGGAGATTACAGTGGCTTAGTACTACCTGATGGGAAGTTTGGACTTGGTTTTAAGCGTGTCACTTCTCAAGATGGGTCTCTAGTTGGTTTTGGACATTCTGGGATGGGAGGATCAACAGGCTTCTGCGACATCGAAAACAGATTTTCTATTGCTATAACACTCAACAAGATGTCTCTAGGAGGTGTAACGGCTAGTATTATCAGGCTGGTTTGCTCAGAGTTGAATATCCCCTTGCCAAAGGACTTCTCTATTGCAAATGGTATGGGTCTAGAGTTGGAGATGGGTACTCCTCTAATCAACTAAGGTCTATTATCTATGTAAGTTTTGCCTGCTCATGTAATGTTACATCATATATAGTGATTCTTGGAGTCGCCTCATATAGCTAATACTTAATAGACATTACTGGAAAGTAAAGCGTAACGATCtgtgttttttgtttgtatgtATGTATGCTCAATGATCTGGTTCGAGCAAGTCCGTATAGAAAAGTAATGTATTGTCTTACACATCTATACTCTAGACTTCAATTTACCATTTTCAGAGCAATAAAGTATAAATGTTACACGCAAATctgattttttattgttttcaaaatttcctAGTTGACGTCTATGtattgttttttactttttattgttTGGAAATGAAAACCCGAtttaaaaaccaaaccaaagtatATGTTCTAACTCTTTGGTTTACCAAAAAATATCaaagtgtttttttaattagattaactaaatatactaaaaatattaaaatttaaaatatttaacaatcgAACCTAAACAATTAAATGCAATTTTTTACATTTAACTTCTAAAATAATAGAAGAaacacaattaaaaataaaagaatatgaatCTCAAACACAATCATCAAAACCGAAAACTACATTTGATATTAATataagttcaaaaataaaatataaaattattagattaCATTTTTTACACTTTTATTATGTGTTTAGCTTTACGTTTAGATATGaagaaattaataatttactaTGAAATATGATtggttttatgtttataaattatattttcattatcaTTATCGAAtaagaataaaattaaaaaccaactcGGTTGAACTGaataaacacaaacaaaactGAAATAAACCGATCCGAATCAAACTGAACACAAATAAAACCAAATTAATTTTAGTCGACTTGGGTTAAAAATTTCTAAGACTCAAACAAccaaaccaaatccaaaccgaaaCCAGATTTAAACCTAAATGCCCACCCTTAAATGTAACATGGAGCAAAAGAAGGTTCGTGGAGCTGTTAGTCTTGTGAACGAATCTTGAGTTTCTTAACCAAACGTAGATTTCATTTATATGTTTCTAGTTCTATAATGAAAC encodes:
- the LOC106382618 gene encoding uncharacterized protein LOC106382618, which encodes MRNSRFRGSNSGSFQNNRWWWWWSVALDRVLSSLVRLLGSVQRVWSRFVSMGLGSLYRRRIKVFSVAILIYLDYKSVQQREKWIKKAKVPALWEKAHERNAKRVLNLIVELEGLWVKLGQYLSTRADVLPQAYISLLTQLQDSLPPRPLQEVRRTIERELGDSMEVLFTDFVNEPLATASIAQVHRATLANGQDVVVKVQHNGIRAIILEDLKNAKAIVDWIAWAEPQYDFNPMIDEWCKEAPRELDFNTEAENTKTVSKNLGCKKTNGEGRSDNRVDVLIPDIIQSSESVLILEYMDGIRLNDVESLDAFGIDKQKIVEEITRAYAHQIYVDGFFNGDPHPGNFLVSKEPPHRPILLDFGLTKKLSHPLKQALAKMFLASAEGDQVALLSAFAEMGLKLRLDLPDQAMSVAGLFFRSSTPSNEALKTLKTLNDQRMKNIKVIQEKMQLTPKEVKRFNPVDAFPGDIVIFARVINLLRGLSSTMNVRIVYLDIMRPFAESVLLGSISRGPTVDASWIHDSPVHSDVEFKLRKLLVELGSIQKILGIQVCAYKDGKVIIDTAAGVLGRYDPRPVQPDSLFPVFSVTKGITAGMIHWLVDKRKLQLDQTVGDIWPGFASNGKDVIKVHHVLNHTSGLHSAFDPVGENPLLICDWDECLKRIANSSPETEPGSQQFYHYLTFGWLCGGILEYASGKKFQEILEESIVKPLKIDGELYIGIPPGVESRLATLTLDIDELSKLTSIATQPELPSTFQPEKILQMATSLPVLFNTLNVRRAIIPAANGHCSARALARYYASLADGGLVPPPHSSLSQPPLGSHAHVPKFSSVNDTKKKRKGKEMMASTQKLKPKGHKEKRLYDEEQFMSTESLASLVSDTSNDHQDDDIRNLFSNPRIHDAFMGAGDYSGLVLPDGKFGLGFKRVTSQDGSLVGFGHSGMGGSTGFCDIENRFSIAITLNKMSLGGVTASIIRLVCSELNIPLPKDFSIANGMGLELEMGTPLIN